Genomic DNA from Hirundo rustica isolate bHirRus1 chromosome 21, bHirRus1.pri.v3, whole genome shotgun sequence:
CGCGCTTCTGCTGCCACATGTGGGCAGTGGTAGAGGGTCCATGTCCAGAGCTGATTTCACATCCActgtgctgggtttggctggTGGAGCTAAAGAATTGGACTGTGCCTGTGAGAGCAGCCAAAACAACAGATTTACTGTAAATAGTCAGCACTGGCTTCCCCAGGACAGCACAGTGCTGGTTTCTTACTGAGTCTTGGGCTTGATGGGCTGTGGTCTGGGAACAGTTTGTTCTTGTGTTTGAGGAATGCTTATATCTGCAAACCAAACTCAATAAAGTTTCCTTTTCAGCCCTGGTCTGTTCCTTTGTGGTCTCCCAACCacacagcccctggcagggaACCATGCCTGGGCACCTCTGGTGGGGCACTGCCGGGCTCCTTCCCCAAAGTGCTCTCGGTGGAGCTGGGTCAAAAGTGCTGTCACTCGGTGGAAGGAACGAGGCCCTCCTGATCAGGGAGTTCCTGTAATTCCTCATAGACTGTGCAAGCAAATCCCAGATTAACCTGACAGGGTGGGAAGAGGATTAGAAGGGCGGTtacaaaaagcagcagaggacaCCGGGGGCTTCAGCGAGCGTGTGCTAGGAGGGGACGCCCCTCTCACaaccccagggcagggggagaaggctctgccctcagcacagaaaggaaaaagtcagCAGGAACCCTGGAAGACAATGTGTGTGTCCAGATAGTCAAGAAAGAGACACCTGAGGAAGACGTGGAGCTCGAGAAGGGCCAGAGCGTGCTGGGGTGCGTGTGATCCGTGAGCAGCCATGGAAGAAACCTACCTGCTGAATGTGGAAGGGGTCAAAAAGAAGATTCTGCACGGAGGCCGAGGGGAGCTGCCGAAGCTGCAGGATGGGAGCAAGGTAAATTTGTCTGGGTTGTTCCTccagagccctgggagaggGAGTGGGTCTGACATCCGTGCCTGTTATGCTTcacaagcccagctccaggtCTGGGGAAGAGTGAGACCCCTCACAACAGGGGTGCAGGAGGGGCTGGTTGGGGCACAGGCAGACACATTTCTCACAGGgacagctggcagtgcccacagcCCCACCTTGCACTGTGACACCTCCTCCCCCTGGCGCCGTTAGAGCTCAGCAGCCCCGGTGGGCAGCTGAAAACTGCCTTTGCTGCCACGTGCCAAGCAGGACTGAGCTGTGCCGATGGGTTGTTCCTGGGAGATTCCCCAGCCTCTGGTCACTGTGGGTTCCGCCAGGTCCTGGTGCACTCCGTGAGAGCACTCTCTGCCCTGGGTTGTACAGGGGGATCCCTGGGGAGAAGCAAGCTATGGCATGGCTGGATGTAAAGGCACTCGACCATCTGCTTGCTGTCTCAAGTGGGCAAGAGGCACAATCCCCTGCTGCGGAGGGAGAGCTGCCAGTCAGATCAGcgcagtgctgggagcaggccTGACCCCAAGCTGAGGTCATGGTGGCTGCCCAGGGCGGTCTCACcactgggctctctctggggcAGTTCACCTTCCACTTCCAGACGCTGAAGGACGACTTTGAGCGGACGGTGATCGACGACAGCCGGGAGGCCGGCATGCCCATGGAGATCATCATGGGCAAGATGTTCAAGCTGGAGATCTGGGAGACGCTGCTCAGCTCCATGAGGATCGGGGAGGTGGCGGAGTTCTGGTGCGACGCCATTGTGAGTGGGGGGCCCAGGGATGCCcgcttccctccttcctgcagagccaggacacAGGAGACTCCAAGGTGCTCTGGCCTTGTCTGGTGCTTGGCCTCAGCGCCACGGGGGCTGCCCCAGACAAGGGGGTGCAGAGGGGCCCCCCGGGGCTGAGCGGGGTGCTCCCCTCCTTGCAGCACACAGGCATGTATGCCCTGGTCTCCAGGGGCATGCGGAGGATCGCGGAGGGACGGGACCCCCTGGAAGGCCAGAAGCACCGCTGCGGCATGGGCAACATGTTTGACTACCACAGCACGGGCTACGACGACCTGGACGAGCTGCAGCGGACGCCGCAGCCCCTCATCTTCATCATGGAGCTGTTCCGGGTAAGGGCCGTGGCGGGGACGGATGGCTGCCGGAGCGGGAACAGCTGGCACAGGCCGCTCAGCTCATGCTGCTGGCGCAGGTGGAGGACCCCTCGGCGTACAAACGTGACACCTGGGCCATGAGCAAGGAGGAGAAGCTGGCGGCGGTGCCCGTGCTGCACAGCGAGGGCAACCGCCTGGTCCTGCGCAGGGAGTTCGCGCAGGCGGCGGCCAAGTACCAGGAGGCTGTCATCTGCCTCAGGAACCTCCAGGCCAAGGTGAGCTGGGCCAacacctccccatccctgcctgggtCACACCTCAAAGCGCTCCCCTGAGTGCCCGGGGTGGCCGGGAGGGGATGGGCTCAGCCGTCCCGGGGTTGCTCGCGGGGCAGGAGAAGCCGTGGGAGGATGGCTGGCTGAAGCTGGAGAACCTGGTCACGCCGCTGGTGCTCAACTACTGCCAGTGCCAGCTGGAGCTCGGCGAGTACTACGAGGTGCTGGAGCACACCACGGAGCTTCTCCAGAAGCACAAGGGTACCTGTGCCCAGGGACTCCCTCCTCTGAACCCCCACCCTTGGCAATGCTCATCCCTCATCCCGTGTCCCTCTGCCTGTGATATTACCTGTGCCATCTGTGATATTACCTGTGATATGATCTGCCTGTGATATGTCCCTGTGCCTGTGATATTACCTGTGCCCCATATCCCGCTTTGCCCTGCCCGTGACAGCGCTCATGGCACTGGTTTCCCCTGCCCACAGTGTCCCACCACACCATAGCTCCCCTTTCTGTGATGACCCTTGTGCCCCACTGCCCGCAGTGGCAGCGCCCAGCCCAggtctccctgccctccctacagctgtgcccaccccacCACCCCGTGTGCTCCgtgtcccctgctccccagggtCCCCAGCTCCCGTGGCTGGTGGCCCCGAGCTGCAGGACCCTCCCTGAGGGCTCTCCTCTCCTGGCAGACAATGCCAAGGCCTATTTCAAGCGGGCAAAGGCCCACGCTGCTGTGTGGAACGAGAGGGAGGCGCGGGAGGATTTCCAGCGCGTGGCTCACCTCGACCCCTCCATGGCGGCCGCCGTGAAGAAGGAGCTGAagcagctgggggagaggatgaggaagaaGCACGTGGAGGATCGGAAGCGCTACCAGGGTCTCTTCCAGTCATCCCAGGGTCTGAAGGGccgggagagcagggaggggggtGATGGGGCACCTCAGGGGGAGCCTGGGGTCCGGGAGACCGGGCAGGGTGCTGAGACTGAAGGGAGAGAACAACCCAGGGCTCCCCAGGCAGAACAAGggacccccagggctgggggtgaaggagcagcaccaggaggaggagaaaccCGGGGAGAGCCTGTGGGACAAGAGGTGGAAGGGAGGGATCGGACAGCAGTGGGGGAAGAAGTAAACCTGGGCACCTGTGGGGCAAAGCCAGAgagcctggggacagaggaggaggatgagaaagaggaggagagggaagaggaaaagaaagaggaagaaaaggaagaaaaagagagcgAAGAGGAAAAGGTGGAGAGGGCGGCAGAGGAAGTAGATGGAAAattggaggaggagaaggaggaggtagacgaggaagaaaaggaagacaaaggggagagggaggagaaggtggagaggggagcagaagaagatgagaaattaaaagagAGTGAAGGTGTAGAGAAGGGAGTAGAGAAGGGAGTAGGGAAGGGAGtagagaagggagcagggaagagagcaGAAAAGGGAGCAGAAAAGGGAGCAAAGAAGGGAGCAAAGAAGAGAGCAAAGAAGGGagcaaagaaggaagaagaaaaggaagaaaaaaaggaagaaaaaaaggaaggaaaaaaggaaggaaaaaaggaagaaaaaaaggaagaaaaaaaggaaggaaaaaaggaaggaaaaaaggagagggaggaggaggcagtAGCAAAAGGGAAAGTGGAGAAGGATAAAGAGTGTCTACCAGCAGAACCAGAAAAGCCTGAAGCAGGGCAATGTGGAACAACAGGGGAGACAAAGGCAGCAGGGCTAGTGCAGGGGATGGAGCAAGGAGCCgggggagcagaggcagctggcacagggagtGAGGCCCAGGCTCAGCCAAAGAGAGCCCCACATCTGGGGCCTGCCAGCAAGGGAGATGCCCCATATTTGGAGGGTAAAACAAATGGAGAGGCTGTGGAAGAGgtgagctgcagggagcagggaggaggcagcggACAAGAAAACGCTGGGGAAGGCAAGATCCCCGCAGAGAGCTTCACCCCTGGGGAAGGTGAGCAGCTGGCTGGAGGGGCAAAAACAGCAGCTAGAGAAGGGGGTGCTGCACCCCTGGAGCAGTGCAGCAAAGAGCAGGGTCACTACCCCTGCCTGGGGGAACAGCTGCCAGGCCACTGACAGAGAGgctcagcacaggcagcagggctcCTGTACCCCGAGAGGgactcccagggctggggactggCCCAGCAGTGACACGGGGACAATGCTGTCCTCACCCTGCCACCGCcgggctcccagccctgccccggcccaTCGGCTCCAGCGCCTTTCAGCCGGGCGCCACCGAGCTTTTGCTGGCTGAGAAATAAAAGCTCTTCCCTGGCACCCTGGCCTGGGTCTGTTGCTGAACGTGACCGGCGTCCCTGAGCACATTCCACACCTCCAGCCTTGCCCCGGAGCCCGCAGCAAAGGGACGGGGCAGGGTTTGTGCTGCTCTTGGCAGGGTGGTGTAGGAGGCTGCATTTCATCCACCCTTAACCTCCTGAACCTCTCCTGTGTGGGTGTCCCCCAAAGTTCCCTGCAGTGGCACCGTGTCAGGCCAtttcctggcactgccagcccttcCAGCAGCCGTGAGAGCAGGTCCAGCCTAAAAATTGTCTGTCCTGGGCAGACTTCACCATCAGCCAAGTCTGGGCAGCGGAGAGAGCCCAAGAGCCCGTAACCCTGAGCTGTTCTTAATCTGAACCCTGTATTGTGCCACAAAGGCACAGCAAACTCGGGACTGAGGCACCCAGACACCTCCGGGCACTGAAAACTTCATGGAGCTCcagagagaagggagggagaggccTGCCTTGCCTGCCCAGCATCCCACtgctctctccctcctgcctggggctcAAGGGTTTCCTACAGCCAAAGCTCCTGGGTGAGGAAGAGGGACTGtccccacacagcccctgtccccCACCTCAGGCAGCCACATGGGCTGAACAGACCTTGTTGGGAGAGGATGAAGATGGGGGACACACACCTGTGTCTGGGGATCCTGGGGCTCTGCTCACAGCCGTGTGGAGAGCCAGGGTGAGGCAGTGCAGgctgtcccagcaggagcagcgccAGGATGGCACAGCAACAGGAGCCCACTCAGCCGAGGGGCACGGACAGAAGAGGCCAGAGCACTGATCCAGGTCTCAgtataaatacaaatttattCTCTTTCCAGAGCAGAGATGCCACAAAGCAGTGAGGACAGCAGCACCACGGTACATGGTTACCAGAGCATTAGCCAGCCTGCTCCCCTCCCTGACACAGCCCAAGCACCCAACCTGGCCACCTCTGCTCCCCACACCCAGCACTGGggccagcagctctgtcctcatcctgcccctttttcttcctccgGTGCCCCCCAAGGCTGGATACCCCTGACCACACCCTCAGGCCGAGCCTCactctgctgccatcccacccctggggtAACAGAGGGGTCCAGCTGGGTCTCACAGGCTGGCCTGTGGTCCCTCCCTCTCACTGCAGCCCCACACGGCACACCCAAAGCCACCCTACGGCCACCACActggacaggggacagcagggacactgaaCAGCCCTGGCTGCGAGGCTCACATCGCTTGTCCTCGGTGTGGGCACCGCTCCTCacctctgcccacagccctggcaccctGCCCTGGTCACAACCTCCCCGCACAGGGCAGCAccctgtcctgtcccagccagcagcaacagccctggctctgtcctcGCAAGCCCTGTTCCCATCGGATGTCCCACCCCGGcgtgcagccctgccctgccctgccccgatGGCTCAAGCCTCTCATCtctccacagcctctccagAGCACTGGGGCCATCTCAGCCCCGGCTCTGGGTTACCCTGCAGCACCTGACTCTGCCTTTCTCGACATGACACAGCCCAAGACAGCCGGCCCGAGGGACCCTGGGGACCAGGAGCCACCCCCCCCAAGCTGGCAGGACAGCCCCACGGGGACCCGCTCCCAACGAGGGCCTCCAGCCCCGCAGCTCAACTCAGAtttggggacagcagcagggcagctgctccctggggacagcgagGTGGGATCCACCCAGCCTGCCATGCGCCTGCATCAGCCCAAGGTGGGCTCAGGGCTGGAGAAAGCCCTGCCTGCGGGAGCTGAGGGATGGAGGCTCTGTGCAGGACAGGCTCTCTGCGCCACGGCAAAGGCACAGATCCCCGGGAAAGCGGGCAGGATGAAGTACCTGCTGTGGGTCCAGCCCCCACTGAGCTCCCTCAGCAGCCCTGCAAGGCAACACCAGCAACAAGGGAAGGTGCTGGttcccctgggagcaggagccgGGCTGGTCTGAAAGTGAAGGGCAGCTACACTCAAGGTATTAGAGTTTAATAGAGTGAGTCCATGAGAGTATTTAAgtacagaatatatatataatatatatagaaatatatgcAAATTAAACAATAAGGCTCTGTTATAAAGACCCTCTCGATATAAGGCTACTAGCTGGGCTGAAGCTCTAACATGGACTCAATCCCTACTCCATAAACCTCACAGACTCTCTCCTGGTGGTATGTGcctggctggctgcagagccTTGGGGGGCAGAGCTCAAACCATAAGGCTGGCAGCTGGTTACTGTTATaaagagttattttaaaaattctgctgctccaggagtgTTTTGGCGCCCACACACCTGGAGGCTCCTGGGCACGAATGAAGAGTGGGATGCTGAGCTCTGCATCCCCCGAAGGGCTACAGGCCAAGGCAGCAGCCCGTGGGTGCCAGGGGAGACAGGCAGTTTTCATGGCTTCAGTTCTTTCT
This window encodes:
- the LOC120761943 gene encoding aryl-hydrocarbon-interacting protein-like 1 gives rise to the protein MEETYLLNVEGVKKKILHGGRGELPKLQDGSKFTFHFQTLKDDFERTVIDDSREAGMPMEIIMGKMFKLEIWETLLSSMRIGEVAEFWCDAIHTGMYALVSRGMRRIAEGRDPLEGQKHRCGMGNMFDYHSTGYDDLDELQRTPQPLIFIMELFRVEDPSAYKRDTWAMSKEEKLAAVPVLHSEGNRLVLRREFAQAAAKYQEAVICLRNLQAKEKPWEDGWLKLENLVTPLVLNYCQCQLELGEYYEVLEHTTELLQKHKDNAKAYFKRAKAHAAVWNEREAREDFQRVAHLDPSMAAAVKKELKQLGERMRKKHVEDRKRYQGLFQSSQGLKGRESREGAPDSAFLDMTQPKTAGPRDPGDQEPPPPSWQDSPTGTRSQRGPPAPQLNSDLGTAAGQLLPGDSEVGSTQPAMRLHQPKVGSGLEKALPAGAEGWRLCAGQALCATAKAQIPGKAGRMKYLLWVQPPLSSLSSPARQHQQQGKVLVPLGAGAGLV